In Halobaculum sp. XH14, a single genomic region encodes these proteins:
- a CDS encoding ABC transporter ATP-binding protein yields MTEPDPLLRVRGLRKYYFEDDTLLDRLMGRDPTSVKAVDGVDLTVEKGETLGLVGESGCGKSTTGETLLRLRDATEGEIEFDGEDVLGMSSGELREFRQRAQIVFQDPFSSLDPRLTVGQIISEGLSIHGLPEESPDDGRSKREWRRDRATELLERVGLSAGQIDRYPHEFSGGQRQRVGIARALALDPEFVVLDEPVSALDVSVQAQILNLLDDLQEEYGLTYLFIAHDLSVVRHICDRVAVMYLGEVVESGPTDSIFEEPKHPYTNALLESVPRADVSEQGRRVDPLSGDVPSPRDPPSGCHFRTRCPEIIPPAGVEIDQSDYRSVMDLRERLERGDYDAETVRERMDDPDANAAAFKEAVRAEFGLDSISGANMDTVEDALEILANDRAEEAADRLRDRFESVCETQAPTLPDGEHPAACHRFREGVADHLDDGDDADDGPVTEPDIGGPAGMAMGPTGADDAAVDIDRAEESADRGR; encoded by the coding sequence ATGACTGAGCCCGATCCGCTGCTTCGGGTCCGGGGCCTCCGGAAGTACTACTTCGAGGACGACACGCTGCTCGACCGGCTGATGGGCCGGGATCCGACCAGCGTGAAGGCCGTCGACGGCGTCGACCTCACGGTCGAGAAGGGCGAGACGCTCGGGCTGGTCGGCGAGTCCGGCTGCGGTAAATCGACCACGGGCGAGACGCTGTTGCGCCTGCGCGATGCGACCGAGGGTGAGATCGAGTTCGACGGCGAGGACGTGCTCGGGATGTCCAGCGGCGAACTCCGCGAGTTCCGACAGCGCGCCCAGATCGTCTTCCAGGACCCGTTCTCCAGTCTCGACCCGCGGCTGACGGTCGGACAGATCATCTCGGAGGGGCTCTCGATCCACGGGCTACCCGAGGAGTCGCCCGACGACGGCCGCTCCAAGCGGGAGTGGCGGCGCGACCGGGCGACCGAACTGCTCGAGCGGGTCGGCCTCTCCGCCGGGCAGATCGACCGCTACCCGCACGAGTTCTCGGGCGGGCAGCGCCAGCGGGTCGGCATCGCCCGCGCGCTCGCGCTCGACCCCGAGTTCGTCGTGCTCGACGAACCGGTCTCGGCACTGGACGTGAGCGTCCAGGCGCAGATCCTCAACCTGCTCGACGACCTGCAGGAGGAGTACGGGCTGACGTACCTGTTCATCGCCCACGACCTCTCGGTGGTGCGTCACATCTGCGACCGCGTCGCGGTGATGTATCTGGGCGAGGTCGTCGAGAGCGGCCCGACCGACTCCATCTTCGAGGAGCCGAAACACCCGTACACGAACGCGCTGCTGGAGTCGGTCCCGCGCGCGGACGTGAGCGAGCAGGGCCGGCGCGTCGACCCGCTCTCGGGCGACGTCCCGTCGCCGCGCGACCCGCCCTCCGGCTGTCATTTCCGGACGCGCTGTCCGGAGATCATTCCCCCGGCTGGCGTCGAAATCGACCAGTCGGACTACCGGAGCGTGATGGACCTGCGTGAGCGCCTCGAACGCGGCGACTACGATGCCGAGACCGTCCGGGAGCGGATGGACGACCCGGACGCGAACGCCGCGGCGTTCAAGGAGGCGGTCCGGGCGGAGTTCGGGCTCGACTCGATCTCCGGCGCGAACATGGACACCGTCGAGGACGCACTGGAGATCCTGGCGAACGACCGGGCCGAGGAGGCCGCCGACCGCCTCCGCGACCGGTTCGAATCGGTCTGCGAGACGCAGGCGCCAACCCTCCCCGACGGGGAACACCCGGCTGCCTGCCATCGGTTCCGCGAGGGGGTCGCCGATCACCTCGACGACGGGGACGATGCCGACGACGGCCCGGTGACCGAGCCGGACATCGGCGGGCCGGCCGGGATGGCGATGGGTCCGACCGGCGCCGACGACGCGGCGGTCGACATCGATCGGGCCGAAGAGTCCGCCGACCGGGGACGCTGA
- a CDS encoding DMT family transporter, which produces MTRHRTLPLFLFLAAIWGSAFMAIKAGLGTPSAPGGFFETPVLFAAIRYDVAGVLMFGYAAYALEDPVPRGRAEWATVGVGATLLIAAYHAFLFVGETDPAVTSAAAAVIVSLSPALTTGFARAMLPDESLTAVGLAGLVLGLVGVVVLTDPDPANLLSGGALAKSFVFLAAASFALGSVLTRRIDAGMPVESMEAWSMLGGALLMHGVAVGRGERLAQVAWTTDALVALAYLSVVASALGFLVYFDLLDRLGAVEINLVSYVAPLFAALSGWAFLSETPTSTTGLGFLLVFAGFLLLKRKAVRAKLSRVRGAPGG; this is translated from the coding sequence GTGACCCGCCATCGAACCCTCCCGCTGTTCCTGTTTCTCGCCGCCATCTGGGGCTCGGCGTTCATGGCCATCAAGGCCGGCCTGGGCACCCCGAGCGCTCCCGGCGGCTTCTTCGAGACGCCGGTCCTCTTCGCGGCGATCCGCTACGACGTCGCGGGGGTCCTAATGTTCGGGTACGCAGCCTACGCCCTCGAGGATCCCGTCCCTCGGGGTCGCGCGGAGTGGGCGACCGTCGGCGTGGGAGCGACGCTGCTCATCGCGGCGTATCACGCCTTCCTCTTCGTCGGCGAGACCGACCCGGCGGTCACGAGCGCAGCGGCCGCAGTCATCGTCTCGTTATCGCCCGCGCTCACGACGGGGTTCGCGCGGGCGATGCTCCCCGACGAATCGCTCACCGCGGTCGGACTCGCGGGACTGGTCCTCGGGCTCGTCGGCGTCGTGGTCCTCACGGATCCCGATCCCGCGAACCTGCTCTCCGGGGGCGCGCTCGCGAAGTCGTTCGTGTTCCTCGCGGCCGCGTCGTTCGCGCTGGGCTCGGTTCTCACCCGTCGCATCGACGCCGGCATGCCGGTCGAATCGATGGAGGCGTGGTCGATGCTCGGCGGCGCACTCCTCATGCACGGCGTCGCCGTCGGCCGCGGCGAGCGGCTCGCACAGGTCGCGTGGACGACAGACGCGCTGGTCGCGCTCGCGTACCTCTCGGTCGTCGCCTCGGCGCTGGGGTTTCTCGTCTACTTCGACCTGCTGGACCGGCTCGGCGCGGTCGAGATCAACCTCGTCTCCTACGTCGCCCCGCTGTTCGCGGCGCTGTCCGGCTGGGCGTTCCTCTCGGAGACGCCGACGTCGACGACCGGCCTCGGCTTCCTGCTCGTCTTCGCCGGCTTCCTCCTGCTGAAGCGGAAGGCCGTCCGGGCGAAACTCTCGCGGGTACGTGGAGCACCTGGCGGGTAG